One Echinicola strongylocentroti DNA window includes the following coding sequences:
- a CDS encoding TatD family hydrolase, translated as MQFIDTHAHIYSKKYDDDRDEVIERCKANGVNKIYMPNVDVESIDAMLEAEQRYPAVCVPMMGLHPCDVDKDFEKQLYVMEDWLSKRPFVAIGEIGTDLYWDKSSFDIQKEALKIQVGWAKEKQIPIVLHCRESIDETIAIIREMNDARLTGIFHCFTGTVKQAKEIIEMGFLLGIGGVSTFKNGGLDKVLPEIGLDHLVLETDGPYLAPVPYRGKRNSPEYIPIIAERVGDLTESTMDKVAKTTNVNANQLFNRPEG; from the coding sequence ATGCAATTTATTGATACCCATGCCCATATTTATTCCAAGAAGTATGACGATGACAGAGATGAGGTCATTGAAAGGTGCAAAGCAAATGGGGTGAATAAAATCTACATGCCCAATGTAGATGTGGAATCGATCGACGCCATGTTGGAGGCCGAACAGCGTTATCCGGCTGTGTGCGTACCCATGATGGGGCTTCATCCCTGTGATGTGGATAAGGATTTTGAAAAGCAATTATACGTGATGGAGGATTGGCTTTCTAAGCGTCCGTTTGTTGCTATCGGCGAGATCGGGACTGACCTGTACTGGGATAAGAGCTCTTTTGATATACAAAAGGAAGCGCTCAAGATCCAAGTGGGCTGGGCGAAAGAAAAACAAATTCCTATCGTGCTTCACTGTCGAGAATCAATCGATGAAACCATAGCCATTATCCGCGAGATGAACGATGCCCGTCTCACTGGTATTTTCCATTGCTTTACGGGTACAGTGAAGCAAGCAAAGGAAATTATAGAAATGGGTTTTTTGTTGGGGATTGGAGGAGTTTCCACTTTCAAGAACGGAGGGCTGGATAAGGTGCTGCCTGAAATTGGCCTGGATCATTTAGTGTTGGAGACAGATGGGCCTTATTTGGCGCCGGTTCCCTACAGGGGCAAAAGAAATTCACCAGAGTATATTCCGATTATTGCCGAACGGGTAGGGGACCTTACTGAATCCACCATGGATAAGGTCGCCAAAACCACGAACGTAAATGCAAATCAACTCTTTAACCGGCCTGAAGGATGA
- a CDS encoding asparaginase encodes MNYKIVRLNTAAKSEIKSSVLIIYTGGTLGMAYDESGALVPFNFGQILEKIPNLGNLNIAITVISFPEPIDSSNVNMQHWVDMAYIVYENYDTYDGFVVLHGTDTMAYSASMLSFMLKGLTKPVIFTGAQLPISAMRSDARENLMTSLEIAISKANGKPIVPEVCIFFNHMLLRGNRAKKMQSVHFDAFESENYPPLAESGIVIDYNYAAIKPYKEGVQLRYLNKLDKRVMILKLFPGITAEVIDSIFNIKDLRGVVLETYGSGNSPTEPWFIDTIQKAVDKGIIILNVSQCNGGRVIQGRYETSKELKRLGVLSGGDITSEAAICKMMFLLANETDEDEIRRKLITPLAGEMSLTSK; translated from the coding sequence ATGAATTATAAAATCGTAAGATTAAATACAGCGGCAAAAAGTGAGATTAAGTCCTCAGTGCTGATTATTTATACGGGAGGGACATTGGGAATGGCTTATGACGAATCAGGAGCACTGGTTCCGTTTAATTTTGGCCAAATCCTAGAAAAAATACCCAATTTAGGTAACCTTAACATTGCCATTACGGTCATCTCATTTCCTGAACCGATTGACAGTTCGAATGTCAATATGCAGCATTGGGTAGATATGGCCTATATTGTTTATGAAAACTACGATACCTACGATGGTTTTGTGGTGCTTCACGGGACGGATACGATGGCTTATTCTGCCTCCATGCTGAGTTTTATGTTAAAAGGCCTGACCAAACCGGTGATTTTTACCGGAGCTCAACTTCCGATCAGTGCAATGAGATCGGATGCACGGGAAAACCTGATGACCTCATTGGAGATAGCCATTAGCAAAGCCAACGGGAAGCCTATAGTGCCTGAAGTATGTATTTTCTTTAACCATATGCTGCTACGGGGCAATCGTGCCAAAAAGATGCAGAGTGTCCACTTTGATGCGTTTGAATCAGAGAATTACCCTCCTTTGGCAGAGTCAGGGATTGTTATTGATTATAATTATGCTGCGATCAAACCCTATAAGGAAGGAGTGCAGTTAAGGTACCTCAATAAGCTGGACAAACGGGTGATGATCTTGAAGTTGTTTCCAGGGATTACAGCAGAGGTAATCGATAGCATCTTTAATATAAAAGACTTGAGGGGAGTGGTTTTGGAGACATATGGCTCAGGTAATAGCCCTACTGAGCCTTGGTTTATAGATACTATCCAGAAGGCAGTGGACAAAGGGATCATCATCCTGAACGTGTCCCAGTGCAATGGTGGCCGAGTGATCCAAGGGAGGTATGAAACAAGCAAGGAACTTAAACGACTGGGGGTGCTCAGTGGAGGGGATATTACCTCCGAAGCCGCTATATGTAAGATGATGTTTCTATTGGCCAACGAAACGGATGAAGATGAAATCAGAAGGAAATTGATTACACCTCTGGCTGGTGAGATGTCCTTAACTAGCAAATAA